Genomic segment of Coffea arabica cultivar ET-39 chromosome 1e, Coffea Arabica ET-39 HiFi, whole genome shotgun sequence:
TCTGGAAAGTGGTAAAACTGGAGGAATTTTCAGAGGCAAAGATTCCAGCCCTAGGGGGCGTTCCAaattaaacaaaggaaaaggTGCATGCAAATGGGCCGTTGTTTAATCCGAGAAATAAATTAATGCTAAGATTGGAAGGGGACAGAACCAAACGAACTCTTTTGCAAGTGTTACATATTTATTGCTGGAAAAATTAACATGCATGCCGGGTTTTGTTACCAGCACATAGGATATGATATAACACACTAACATTTACACGGTACTAACTAATGAAAACAGACACAATTCACTATTAAAAGTTGTCATTTCAAGCAAGCCCGTATTAATGCTAAATTTCAAGTTAATTAACTCTTTATGCAAAAGAGTTTTcgcaaaaaaattaaagaggCCCTCGCAAGATATTAAGCTGAAACGAGGCTCATGTCCACCGTCggagatgatgaagaagaagatgaagctGGTGATGACCAGAACTCAGCATTCTTGACCTTGGAAATGCTCGTCAGCACGCCTAGAGGTGTCACATTCCCTATTACGGTTACTTTTTTTGTGGCCAGATCTGTGCTGAATGAAGTCACTCCTGCGCAATTTCCCAAATTTGCTTTAGTTTTTTGCTTATGCTTAGATCAGCAACTGGAGGGAATTGAAACTGTAACTTTTGAACTTGTGTAtcactaaaaaataaaaaataaaattgaaaacaccGTTACTTATAACCAAAGAAATTAACTAGAGTTGAGCTCTGATCCTAATAATCTAATTACTTATATAATAGTAATACGTAGTGTTTCACAAGAATAAAATTAGGGGTGTTCAGTTTTTACCTTCCATTTTGGCAATgtgttttcttatttttccttCACAACCCCTGCAGTGAATTGTGACCCTCAATTCTACAACCTGCAGACCATgcaaataaccaaaaaaaaaaaaaatgcattacTGATGATCTAATACTTTGATGAAGGATCGTGAAGTACTATGTTAGTTAGAGAAAGAAATGATAATTAGAGAAAAGGGCTAATGATATCGATGATGAACCTGATGACGGGGTCGGCCAGGAGTTGATGGAGATTTGTAAGCATGCCCCTCATTCCTGCATGTTAATGAAGATTTACTAGAAAGTGAAGTATCAGTCCGAGATAATGAAGATTTCTGAGCTTGGAAATCATCATGAATTAAGCGAGACAGTGAAGATTTTCGAGCATGGAGATCATCATATTTGCGAGATGCTGAAGAGTTTTGAACACTGGAATCATTGTTTGAGCGAGGTGAGGAAGATTTATAAGCATGTAAATCATCATTTGACCGTCCTGCCCAAGAAAATTCATACACAGGATTGTCATATGAGTGCGTGCTGGACATTGAAGATCTGAAAACTGTTGACTCATTGAATTTATGGTACTTTAAACTTCTAAGAGGTTGGCTAGGTACAAGTGCAGAGGAGGAATGCTCAGAATCTGATAATAGCTCAAGTAACGGGGTATCACTCAACAAATGTCTAGAGGAACCAGTAGGAGGAGGACTGGAGAGGTCACTGATATCAGCAGAGCTTTTTCTGCGAAGAGATTCAAGATTTTGCTTAGCAGAAGAATTgctttttctggttttatcaAAATAAGCTCTTGGACTAATGGGAATTTGAGATGAACAAGGGATTGGAGTTCTGGTTTTATGCCTGTGGTGATGATCACCAAAGCGGTGACCGTGGTGATCGATCCGCCTAATCCCTCCTTGCCGGACCATGCTACGTTGGTCCATGCTAGAACAAATGGCTGTGGATGCTGGGGAGGCGCAAAATAGTTCTACAGACTTCATTTTTGTGCAGGAAcagaaatgtcaaaactggTGAGCTATGGACAGAGGAAAAGACTATGAGAACTGAGAAAGATTTCTTCAAAACGATGCCAATTGATGTGGTTATAAAGTAGTAGATGCAAGAGAGAAAGAGATAGAAAAGTAAAAGAAGCAGGACAGGGGTCCCCAGCAAGCAGAATTGTGCGAATTAACAAATCCAAACCTTAGAGGATACGGGATTTATCTAGACCTTCAAAAGTTGGTAGTCTGGTAGCTTTTTGTATTTGAGCGGGAGGGTAAGAAGTGAGAACAAGGTGTAAAAGGGGAAATGCTGATCACTGAGCCCAGAGTGAGAGTGCAATTGAGGGTAGGCCGCAAAACTGTTACAAGTTTGAAAACTTACTAGCCTTATTATTGCCATATCATTACTCCATAGCTGAAAGTTGAAAAACTAGCGTGAGCTTGTCTGATTTCAGTATAAGGCCATAGCAACTAGACAGCAAAGTCATCTCATGTTAACGGAAAGCAGCCTTTTCTTGTCTCTTCGATGTCCGTTCCTTAGCTAAGTGTGGTTGATTCTAAAAAAGTTTTCTAGCAACGAAAAACACAAAATCCCGTCTGTTTGAAGTATGTTTATTTCTGATTTCTTGCTTCCTCGTTGGATGATCttgttttccaaaaataatcAGTAGGATATATAAGTCCTTTCATCTGTAGCGTAACTAGTTATACTATGCCTGAAATTTCTCGTCTAGAGCccttcttttttccccttccGGCGACTAACAGTAGCCAGCATCACCAGCTAAACGTATTAGCTAGGTCTTGAATTTACCAAAGATGCGAAATTGATACAAGTTTATAAAGATTTTACCTGCGAAAATGAGAAACTTTACTTCTAGAATCAGTAAATGTGAAATCTTCAAAATTCTagtacaaatccttttcaaacCAATCTCCTATACCCTCTAATTTTCACCATAACCATCACGAGAAACTTCAAATAAGCCTCGTTAAAACTACTGCAACATGCATAGCCAGCCAGCATGATCCAACACAAATTGGTGGCCATTTTGGCTTTGGCGAAActatccttgtttttcttttttaattctgATGCTCGCCAGCAGTTTTTTTGTTTTCGCATACCATGTTGCAAGAGAATTATAACACAGTGATTAATATCATTTATCTAAGGTTCACGAGCCTGAAAGAAAATTGTCTTCACGTAGAATCCATCCAATGGAATCTTAATTCAAGGAAGACAAATTTGATTGGCTATCACTGTATTACCGCACTATTAGCAAGCATTCCTAGAATTTAGCGCTGATTACGTTAAACAAATCAAGCCAAAGTGACTTTAACAGAGTTGGTAAGACCCGGATTAGGGACCCAAATTTCAGGAATATGATAGGAGGAGGCAAATCCGTGGTCAAAATTAACAACAAAATCGTGACAAATCGCTAAAGATTAAGGCGAAGGACGATGAGGTAAGGGGCCCCCGGACATGAAATGAAACTCACACTGCTCCTAAACAGTTGAGCACGTGAAATTGTACCTCTGGGTACTTGTACCAAGGATTTCTTCCAAACTACTCTTTGCCGggaaataattaattttactGGATAAAAATACCTACCTACCTACCTGAATTTGCTATTAACTCTCTAATTTTCATTGAATATTTTGGTGTTAGCTTCctcaattaaagaaaagtatTTAGTGCTAGAGAATGATAGTTGATTCAATCAGggctccccaaaaaaaaaaaaaaaaaaaagttgattaGAGCCATTAATTCTGTAATGCCAGTCCATTAGTTTCTTCCTTACTATTGCTGAAGTTGTGATCCTAAGAAAACTAGAAAATACTGAATGAAAGTGATGAGACGTTAGTATGAttctgatttcttttcttttcttttttttgaccaTTTCGTTCTAGTAAAGGGCAAAATAAAATGTTAACAAGGAGTAATGTGCTTTTTAACAAGGACTTATTAAGGGTTAATGATGAATATGGCACCCACTGTAATTACAACCTAGGATTCGTTAAAGAGAGCCAGCACACGTACAGGAAAATGAAATCACAATCCACAATGGAAAAACTATCCCCTTCTCACACAGTGCATGCCTCAAGATAGATTTGGCATCATATCATGTAGGAAGTTGCTGTTCACTTTTCTTTCGAATtcgctttcttttttccttccattttctGGTGCTGGTTTGTTAATTACGTCTTTTAATCAATcaaattacaattttcaaaCTGCTGACAAGGCTTGAATCTAGCTGGTTTCGCATATAATTGCACTCAGAAGATAATTAATGGCAATGTAAACCCCCCACACTTTACGGTTGGAGCAAATGGGAGCAATGATTACACTTTTTCGTGAAATGGCTGAAATGAGTCCCCTTTTAGCAGGTCGAATTCCTTTTTGTCAAATGTTAAGTGGATATTAAAGGCAGATACTATCATAATTACTCACTGATAATGCTTACTGATTAGTTAGAATGACAGTATCAAGTTGACTAAAGTGAAGAATTTTAACTAACTAGCACTAAGCAGCCTTTAACTGCCCTTTAGAATTTGATCTAAACTTTTCTGTGCGCCATTTATCATGATTATTACAATGAAGTTCTGTACTTCTTTCCAGTTCCACTCAGTTGGGCTGAAAAGGAAATGATTAATGAAGAAATAtttttcacccaaaaaaaaaataaaaaattccacCATACATATATAGAGACTGGAGAGTTGCTTTAAAGAATTTTGTTACAGTAGTTCCATGTCTGAATGGTTTTTTCTTTctaaatgaaaaattaaatttcacgGGATCCAAAACGATAGAAACTCTAGCACACATGCATTTTacactttttctttaaagaaaaaaatctttttctGTTACGACTTTATCCATTGTTCCCTGAATTCGTTGTGTGGGTCTTACTCAAAGCTATTGTTTTATTGACATGCGCTTAAAGAGGTGGGGCTTTGATTTTAGTGGAAGGATTAGTTTAATTGTGGTGGCTTTagttattttcacttttatctttaCCTAAACATGCATAGTTCTTCTGCTAGCTTTCTTGGTACTCCTTGCTAATTGATTTTATTGAGTTGGTTACGTGTTTGCTTGATCTGCAATGCAGTGTGCTAGAattagcttttcttttcttgcgtACATCTCGGAGAACCAACgagataaaaagaagaaaactttcCATCTCATATTCCTTTGATCCctgatgatgattttgagtCTACATATATATGTACCATGTTGTGCCTTTAGTCAATCCTGGATCTTACGAGAAAAAGAAACCCTTTTGTTTGCCGGATGTTGGGGGAGCTTTTGCTTTGAATAAAAGGCTCGTGTGTTTCATCCCCAGATAAATATGCTGTTTTCACGGGCAAATTTTGAAGAATGCAATCCCAAATAAAAAAGCACTGCCTCCGATTGTGGAGGAAAGTTGGCTGCTTCTTATTGTCCTGTCCTCATAGCTTGGAGAAGAAACGTTTTTCTTGCTTCAGAATTGAAACCCAATAATGTCTAGTCCGAGCAACCAATGACAGGGAATAAGTGAATCCTTAGTTGGGTTTGTAACCTCAAACTACTTTCAGTCTGTTAAACCGTACGTGATCATCAAATTATGTTGCTGCTAAGGCAATATGATGTTCCGTTTTGTTGTATTCTTTACTGGTGAATCCAATGAACAGATCAAGGGAAAGAACGACAAAGTTTTAGTTATGCGGGCCAAAATTCACTTATATTTCCTCTTGCAGAAAAGATTTATGACGCATGGTCTGAAGTGAGACCATGAAATACAACTTGTAGATGCCATATACTTTGAGAGTGGCAACTTGTAGAACAAAGAGAGTGGCAATTTTTTTTGACTTGACATATCAACTTTTACATGTAATgtaccacttttttttttttttttttggatttacaTACTTTTACCACCCGTTTGGTTCCTGCTAAGGAATCGCAATGACTTTGACTCCTCAATAGTAATGGGTTTGTGTAGGATGATTCCCTTTGACAAAGAATGAAGTATTTGCATTGGATTAGAAAtcaacttttatttttcttttttctttttgtcttaTCGTTTTCATGCTTTCAGTTCCGTTGTCTGCTCTCACCAACTGCTGGTGATGGATATCTCAACAACCTCCATTGATCAACCTTaaatttctcttttgatttccAACAAAATCAACACACACCCAGTAGAAGGGAGCCAAAACCATCAACAAATCGTGGCAAAGCCCATAATTCTTCAGACCAAATTCGAAAGATAATCTCATTATTTTGATCTAATCCACAgtcaaccaaaacaaaaaattaatcttCTGTGAGTCAGGCTTGAATTAGTCCAATCCATCGAAGTTGTAGGAGAATTGTAAAAATTTTACATAAACTCTAGTTGGATGCCAAATGTTGCGAATCTCCCAAATTTTGAGGGTGGAtcacaagagaaagaaaacccATCACGGCTAGAGTGGCATTTTTGGCCAAGATGTTGGACTCGAGAGAAGGGCAAGTATTGTATATGTTGGGGTAGATGAGTGGAGAAGAGATGAAGAGACACCGGCACCCTTTGCTTTGTTGttgctaattttttatttaggTTCTGTATGATAGTTCAATTTTGCATTTAAAGTTAATGGATTtaaatcttaatatattcaaagtatttgataataaaaaattgaacgtCTGAATTAATTGGGTGGCattgaattttctaggcaaaacttgttcctaaaattaagtgataagttattcactcaTCACCGAATGTGATATGcattcaaatgtattagatttaatatttaataattcaataaattaatGAATTCactataatttttaaattttaattttattaaatgcaCCCTTAATTGCccagcttcaaattccgaaattAGTGTTAAAGTGCCCAATTTAGTCAGTAATGGCTATTGGCAACTTTTGGGCCTTCCATGGTGATAGATGTATATAGAGGTGGCAAATTGGATTGAaatccatttatccatccatataatccataattaaatggatttggattatccatttatagtgttggttttaaatggttcatcaaagtaaaatcattaaattaaatggatttatatgaATTATCCACATAAACCATATATATCCATTTACttaaaaccaaataaaagaaatggacTTTCAGTCCCCATTAATCCCCCAAATCAAAGGTTTGTTTATCTTTCTTCATTCTTCCTTGTCCATACGcgtacaaattcaaaattatcaACATCGCTCCTCCAACTTGAAAGATGTTCTCGGCTACATTTTTTCATTTCCTGTCATGTGTTTTCTAGTGGTGGTTCAACGTGGGCAACATTTCACTTTTGTGAGTTCCTTGCAGAGGCCGTAGCCTACGAAAATCACAGGGCAATCCTCATATTCGACAGTCATGGAAGAGTTAACTCTAGCGCAACAGATTTACCGTTGCTCCTGTGTTGGAACAAAAATGTTGCAACGTTGATTCGTAAATGATCACGCAAGGGAACAGAAATCAACATTGCTGTTTTACAAATATCACGTCGTGGAATTGCAGAGCTCTTATATAGTATTAATTAGTACTTTTGtttatcaagaaaaagaaaatgaaacactAGTAGTACTTGTGTTCATGGAGTTCAAACTTGAGTTTGAACAGCTCGAACTGCTTCACGAATTTAGTTTCAGCCTAGCATGTGAAGTTTGAAAGTTCGTCGAATTTAATCGAACTTCATACACACACGCAcacgtgtatatatatatatattatttattagtaTAAAATGTCTATTATATCCCttgtttaaaataaaattatataaaatataaattatatGACCTCCCTTCTTTGATTATGATGTGATTCAGTCCCCATTAATCCCCCATTAATTACCATATGGTTATTTGTACAACAATCTTCATGGTTAGTTCCAATTATTTTTGTAATTTATtgatttttgtcattttcaaCACCTAAAATTTACAAGTACAAAAAAAAGTATCTTCATATTACAAGAAATGGTAATACAAAAAAAAGTaatcaaaatatttaaatggattataaatggataattggtttttatttaatccaccatccattaagtcaaaaccaattatgaacCATTTATCCATATTGCCACCTCTAGATGTATACCTATAGACACCAACCAAGCACCAGATATGGTTTTTGAGAGCTTGACACCCATTGAAAAGCGGTGAGTACCCTAACCAAACGGGTGGTAACAGTTTTTATTCCAAGCATTACAAGAGTAAAGCGAAAAAACTCAAAAAGAGCATCATAAGTGGAAAAGAAACCTCAAACCGTATTTAGCTAAGCTGGGACTACTTGGCCCAACCCAATAGATCCTGAACAATCGAAGACTGACTTCTCCAAATTTGGCCCATCCCAAGTACCTCTAGCACGTGCGCCATTAGTGAGCCCGTACGGGGAAGCCAGAAAGTCAGTCACATAGCTGAGGGACATCATcacagaattagggtttttccgcCTCACTCATATCTGCTGTCTCTctgtcacacacacacacacacacagagctGAGGGATACGAGACGACGCCATGGGTAAGTTTTGATTCCAAAGCATTCAGTTGTATTTCTGTTCCAGTTATTCGGAAAACtattttatttgtgtattttgcaattaatttgatatattatctattttttttgCGAAAATGTTTATGGGAAAACAGCCCGGATCAAGGTTCATGAGCTGAGGCAGAAAAACAAAGCCGAGCTTTTGGCTCAGTTGAAGGATCTAAAAGCCGAATTGGCTCTCCTCCGAGTCGCTAAAGTCACCGGTGGCGCCGCCAACAAGCTTTCCAAGATGTACGCTCTTTTAAGTTTCATCTtctacttttttgtttttttttcaacattttATTTTATGTAGTGATGAAGTTTAGGTGAGAAGAGAGTATTGAAAAAGATAAATATTGTTAATTTGTTGCAGAAAGGTAGTTAGGTTGTCAATAGCGCAGGTGCTGACGGTGATTTCTCAGAAGCAGAAGGCAGCATTGAGGGAGGTTTACAAGAACAAGAAGTATTTGCCTCTTGACCTCCGCCCTAAGAAGACCAGAGCTATCCGCCGTCGCCTCACCAAACACCAGGTACGCTACTGTTTTCATTcaatttttgtccttttttctttctgaaCGTGTACTCATCTGAATCTTTGGTGTTGATTTTCATGGGTTTCTAGATTTTAGTTTTATGTCTAATTGTTGTTTGATTAATCTCTCTGAATGAATCTTTTGTGTGATAATTgcctcaaatttgaaaaattagcaTTTCCTATTGGTAATTTAACAAGGATAGGATATTTTTGCTGAGGATTAGGCAGAATGTCCCTTCTTTTAAGTCCGGGCATGAGGGGCGGGTTTGGCTAAGATGGGATAATGAAAATGTATTAGACCGTAAATGGTGGGATGCAACCAAGGCGGATGTAAGGTGGTGATCCATGGTCTCCAGTGTGTTAGTCTGCGGCAACATCTTGTTAACCATCAGATGCCTTGAATCGGAATGCCATTGAGTTGCATGGCCATCGTAAGTTTTGAGTCCCTTGAGTTGGTCCTGTGCTTTATACTTTGATCTTGTTTATGCTAAACGTCTCCAAGTctctaaaaattgaaatttatgcGTGAATAGTCATAGGCTGGAAATTGATGGGTTTAACAGAATGCGACTCTTATCGTGATGTTTTACATTTGCATGGTTGGATTAGTGAACCTACTGGCAACCTGAATGCCTCCAGTCTTCGTCAACCTTTTGATACTCTTGCTACCCCTGTGTGCATTTCGTATTTTGGTTTTTCCCCTGATGTAGCATATTGCATCATCATTGCAAAGAGTGTGCATCTCAtaataaataagcatcattttCTCAATCAGTTACTTTTGTTTAGCTGTGGTGAACCTTCACTTTCTGTTATGGCATTGAGATGAAACTTTAGTGGTGTCTAGATGAGCCTCCTTTTGTCTCCACCATGACTTGGAGAAAACATCAGCTGCCTTTACTAGCTCGTTGTATATGGGCCGGTTGCTCCATAAAATGAGAGACAAAAATTTGCTTTCTAGTTTCTATACGTCATGTGTTCTGGTTGGAGAACAAAAGCTGCATACCACTGCTGAATAATATTACATTTGTTCCATTGTACCTCAGTCAATATTCAGCAGAATATTACTATTGGCATTTCGGTGTACCATTTATGTGGTTTACCATTTGTAAATAGGTAAATTTACCATTTATGGCACTTAAGCGCCACATGCATTTTCTTTCTCGCTGACTTGATTATATTGGATTTTGATGTACTTCAATCAGTTTGATAAATGTCCTTGCTTGCTATTTTTCAGGCTTCTTTGAAGACAGAAAGACAGAAGAAGAAGGAGACGTACTTTCCCTTGAGGAAATATGCAATTAAGGTTTAGATCGACCATGTTGGATTTGATTTTGGTGTTTCAACCTGTCTGAACACgaagaaaaatcatattttgctccatttctgTTGCTAGCCTAAGGAATATATGGATCACTGTGAACAAAGCTTTAAGCATTCTGGTAGTCCATTGTTTATTTAATCACATGTCTGAtagttttcttggttgcacGGCTCAAGAGCCATGTTCATGTCGTGGTGATTGGTAAGGAGCCGTTTGGTGATTATGTGGTGGTGATTAGTAAGTGAGAAGATTGAAATTTCTCtaatcttctttctttttatttattttcttttgtttgaaaaaagtgaaaaaattcaaaatttaaaaaaagaaaagaaaagaaaaggtaagGCGAATGAGTTGGAAAGTTCCCAATTTGATAAAGGAATTAAGAAACCTATAGTAAAGGGTAACCATTTCAATTAACGCATTCCAATAGACATTTAACCAAACAGACGATGTGGGTATCGTTGCATTAGATAGCCATTAATGTGCTTGAAATCCGTTTACCAAACATCTCCGAAGTGCCACTGTTTTTGCTTTCATTGTGCGTTTACGGAGTGATGGTTATTATCCACTAGATTCATCTATGGGCCATTCTGCATCTGGTTTTACAGAGCACAATGGTTCATATGTTTACTTGGCCCAGCCTGTAAATGTCCATTAGCGTCCTAACCAGCAGATGTTTAAATTCCAAACATGAGACAAAAGAAACAGATACCCACAGGCCACAACAAAAATTCGATCTTGCTTAGAAAGCAGTCGAGTCTTATAGCTAGTTTGGGACTTGAGGatagaaaagcaaaaaagagagaggttaagttatgagagaaaagaaaggataagaaaagaagagaaaagatttTAATATTGTCTGAgagtttataaaaaaaaaaggaggagatGATTTTGGACACATTAGTTAATAAATATTCCATTCAACAGCGTTTGGAGGATAGAATTgacaatttaaaaaatttttgtagCCTTTCCGTAGCTTTCCTTTGCTTTCTGGCCGATTTGggatggaatttttttttaactgtagCGAGTCTCTTCTTCCTCCTAAATCAGTcggacttttttcttttctgtttcatATAACTCTCAAACGTGAGAAATACCTACTTATCTCTtccgttcttttctttttggctcAAATCTCATCTCCCAAACTAGGCATTAGAGAAAGTGAATTGTATACACGGTTGTAAACATAAGAGGAGAATAACACGATGTCTAAGCAAACGCTAAGCGCAAATTCTGTTCCAAAGCAAGCATAAAATTCCAATCTCACCTTACACAGTACAAAAACCAGAGGCAATATTATTTTCCATATCTAGTCATGGTCGGGCATTCTTCAAtaccattattattattcatcTTCTAAGTATTGAAATGTTATATAAGCCTGCAATATagacatttttttctttttctttttttttttttggggtccaAGATCAATTAAAACGTCACGTTAATGGTGAATGGTGTTAAAGCCGGTGGGTTAACAAATTTGTTTTCTAAAATGGACGAAATACAACCTGCCCTTTTCTCTGTTCTCTTCTTGAAAAGCAGACACATGTCTcctcaccaaaaaatgaattggtgTGCTTGTTGATTTTTTATTACACGGCAAATTCGTCCAGCTGCTAACTCCTATTAAAACGGACAACTCATGTCTCCTCAGTAACCACCTTAATTAATCGAAAACCATGAGAATGGTTCTAGCTTCTCTCATCCAGATCCAGTAGGGATGCCTACTTTttactctctttttcttttttacgtAATAAACTAAGATAATTACAACACGCTGGCACCTGTTGATTAAGACTGGTCAAAACATATAgattttttccatttctttatgTCGTGACCAAGTTACAAGAACTCTGGCTCACTCGGCCAAGTTTATACCTGATGACTTGTAAGAATTGGGCAAATTTTAAGTAAAGAATATCTGCATTTGTCGGAAAAAAGACGTAAGGATTATAAACACACATGCATATACGTATTTTTCATCCCTAGTCAGTAAAGTATTGTCTTCTATAATGATACTTGTACTAGTAATTGAACTGAAGATATGACTCATGTTACTAAAATTCTTCGAgaattttactttcttttttatctGAAAAGGGAGGGAGGAAAAATTAGGTcccgtttggattgtattttccgtcatttttcatggaaaaattactgtagcgatttgatgtatgtgaggaaaaaaggtaatagggaaatgtgttcacggaaaatgACGAAATTTTTCTACGGAAAACAGCAATCCAAGCAAGGCCTTAGTTTTAACTGTTAAAAGGTATTGAAGCTTTTAATGGACATACACAggaccttttcttttcttcttctgtaACTCGGTGGTCAacatcataaaaataattttttcgcttgaaaatgaaaataagaaaCGTCCAAGAATCCAttcaaaaaaggaagaaaaaatgaaccaaaaattaaaaaaataaaaaataaaaagatgaagaagaagaattatAGTGCTAGTAATTACGTACTAACAATCAAACACTTGTTGTCAAACAACTTAGTAACAGAAAGCTGAATGACAAATGTAACTCATCCGCCATATTTATTCCGCCGCTAATATTCTAAACACGGAATCCAAAGTGGAGTCAACTTCTGAAGCAAATTCCAAAACAAACATCAGACAAAAACCCATGGATATGGACACCAGGACAAAAACTTGCGCGAGTGGAACACGGAAAATATTTCTACAGACTTCCAACGACTTGTAAGGACCGCTGCAGTTGGTTTATACGTCGACGCTTTGCTCTCGTCATTTTATTTTCCTTGTTAATTTGTAGGTGTCACTTAAATTCCAAAAATTGCTTAAATGCAAAGGAAACAACAAATATTGGGCTAATTCCTTtgtttattgctgaaaaaaaatCACAGTAACGTTAACCTGACATGGAAATGTTATAGAACTATATCTGTCGGGCCAGTTAGAAACCTTTTTAGAAGGCTACTTttaggggggaaaaaaaaattgccttGTCTCGACAGGAATAGATCTATACCATTTTCATGTTAGATCAACATTCCTACGATTGTTtattttttcagcaataaacaAAGGAATTAGTCCAAATATTGACTCTGTGCAATAAGATGGCAAATAAGTTTATTCGGTACCATTGGAcaattgttattttattttcaatttcataTTGTTATATTAGGAGATTATATAGGGTGGTAATCCACATATCATATTAATAACTAGGTTTTGGCTGATAGGCTCCAATGGACACTCGTTAGAAGAGGTTTCAGgtgtttaactttttttttttttaaaaaaaataaactcaaTTCAGAAAAGCATTTAGAGTAATGAATATGGATATGTGCATTTATAT
This window contains:
- the LOC113709346 gene encoding uncharacterized protein gives rise to the protein MKSVELFCASPASTAICSSMDQRSMVRQGGIRRIDHHGHRFGDHHHRHKTRTPIPCSSQIPISPRAYFDKTRKSNSSAKQNLESLRRKSSADISDLSSPPPTGSSRHLLSDTPLLELLSDSEHSSSALVPSQPLRSLKYHKFNESTVFRSSMSSTHSYDNPVYEFSWAGRSNDDLHAYKSSSPRSNNDSSVQNSSASRKYDDLHARKSSLSRLIHDDFQAQKSSLSRTDTSLSSKSSLTCRNEGHAYKSPSTPGRPRHQVVELRVTIHCRGCEGKIRKHIAKMEGVTSFSTDLATKKVTVIGNVTPLGVLTSISKVKNAEFWSSPASSSSSSSPTVDMSLVSA
- the LOC113709358 gene encoding large ribosomal subunit protein uL29, which encodes MARIKVHELRQKNKAELLAQLKDLKAELALLRVAKVTGGAANKLSKIKVVRLSIAQVLTVISQKQKAALREVYKNKKYLPLDLRPKKTRAIRRRLTKHQASLKTERQKKKETYFPLRKYAIKV